The Macaca fascicularis isolate 582-1 chromosome 14, T2T-MFA8v1.1 genome contains the following window.
CTCATGAGGGAAGGACTGGTGACAGGAGAAGTGAAACCTGCGGGTTCTAAATGCAGGAGCGCATCAGCTGCCTTCCTGAAGCTAGTGTGAGCTTGGCAGTCTTGGCCTCCGTCTAGCCTAGCCCTTAGCCTGACCGAAGTTCCCAGTCTCCTGTGGACCATGGCACCTTGATCTTTCTCTTCGGTAGAGAAAGGGGAATGGATAGAGCACCAGACTCGGAGGAGGCCCTGACAATGGGGAATGGATAGAGCACCAGACTCGGAGGAGGCCCTGACAATGGGGAATGGATAGAGCACCAGACTCGGAGGAGGCCCAGCTCCAACTATGCCATGCCCAGCGAGTGGTGTGACTTTGAGCTCGTCCCTCCATCCCTCTGGAGGCCAGGAAGGAAGTCCCAGAAGTGGCCAGTGCCAGGCCTAGTGTCACAAAACACAGCTGAGGACCCCCTGCACCCCCAAGACTCATGACTCTCCTGCTACCTTGGGTGTGTCAGGTTTTCTACCGGCAGATCATGGGGGACTCCAGGTGGTGGATTTCAGGGAGTTGGGGTCAGAGCTGACAGGGATATCAGGCCACCACCtggaggagggcagggctggaATCTTGGAACCTACCAGGTCAGGATGCAAGTGGGGACCCCTGCTGACATTCCTGTCTGCCCAGGGGAGCAGGTGGGAGGGCCCCAGGGCTGGAGTCTCCCCTATGTCCCACTGTAGGCTCCCCAAGAAGCCCTAGAGCCCACCACAGGCAAGGCCAGAGCTCTAGGAGCCAGAGAATCCTTATGTTCATCTAGACCCAGCTATGCACagtgggaggtggggtggagggtcCCAGGCTGGCAGCCacatctctgccttccaggtaaATCCAGGGCCTagaacctccacttcccaggagAGTTTGGTTCAGCTCCTGACCCCACTTGGCTCCCCTAACAGAGCAATGTGGGCCGCCTCCACACCTCCAGCCCTTCTTCCTCGTCTGAAAATTGGAAGCACACTAGCTGTCATCTAAGCGCTTGCTGGGCATCAGGAGCAATTTCAGACTGGTTAGGTGCATCTCACTAACCCATTAGTAGTTCTGAGAAAGGTGACAGACTCTGCTTTTCCGATGAGTAAAAAGATATAAGGAATGAAACCAACTTTTGCCTGATTCCCAAGTCCTTACTCTTTTCTCTTATAGACATCCACCACCTGGGGTCCCCTGTGATGCTGCCATGTGCCTGGGAGTGGCTGGCAGGATGAAAAAGGCCCAGGGAACTGGCCTTGAGCCTTAGTGAGGAAGCCTGTCTGCGCTTCCCACCAAAACCTACAGGGCACAGCCCTGGGTCTTCACCTGGCTTAGGCTGGCTGGGGTTCAGAGCCGCTGACCTGGGAACTCCCGCTCTCTTCAGTGGCTTCCCATCACCTCCACAGATAGCCTAAATGCCACAGCTTGGCATCTGAGGCCCTGTGCCATGCCACCTGAGGCCCCTGCCCTTCCCAGCCACCTCTGCTCCTCTGCTTGACTTAGTTTCACCCTTCAGATATCCCCACCGAGACAGAGTTCCCCAAACAGGTAGTGTCATTTCACACCTCCATGCCTTCGTGCGCGCTGCTTCCTCTCCCTGGCAGTCCTCCCTGCCCCAGCTGTGCTTGGCTTGGCCTCGTCCTGCTTGTTTTTGAAGCCTCAGCTCCAGGAATCCTTTCCCGACACTGCTCCCTCCTTCTGGCTCGGAGTCTCTCCTCTGTGTCATCTAGGGCTCTCTCTTATAGTGTCATCACACCAGGTCTAACTGTTTCCCGGCTGACCTGTGCGCCCAGGCAGGTGGAGATCCCGCTCATAGATTCTCTTGCTAGTGCTGGATTGTAGCATGGTGCCTGGTGCAGGATGGGCACAGGGATGCATGGGAGAGCAGCCTCGCTTCGGCCAAAGAGAATCAAGATGTTAGAAATGGGCACAGCTCCTCCTACTGAGGTTGGCAGGGACAGGACTCCAGACAAAAGGGCCATGGGGCAAATAAGGAAGAATACCTGGGGCCACAAGCAGCGGAGTCGGGGAGGGCAGGCTGGAGTTGACACAGTGCAGCggggggagtggggtgggaggggaagtGGTGCTAGCAGCAGGCTGTGCCTCCAGGCCCCCATTGGCTCTGACCAGCCCTGGGAGGGCTCAGCGTGAGTGTGGAGGTGCAGTCTGGCTTCCTAGTCAACACCAGGCTACGTAGCCAGCAAGGGCTTCACTGCCGAGCCTGTGATGAAAGAACAGTCGTAGCTGGGGCCCCGAGGCCCCCAGGGATCTTTCAGACACTGAGAGGATCTGATTTGTCACCATGATCAGTGGTCAAACATCTTGGCAAAGGCCCTGGCGCGTCCATGTGGTCATGAAGGCTGGTCCCACTGACTGGGGGGCCTCAGCGGCAGTATAACCAGGGACCTGGGGACTGGGGGAGAGTCATGCTGTGTTCTCTTGTGGGACAGACAGGGTTGATGCTAGCAGCCATGTGTAACTGATGAGGAAaccagaggcaaaaaaaaaaggcttagggATTCCCGGGAGGCTACACAGGCAATTAGTGAGAGGTGCCACGCAAAGCTTCCCACCTCCCCCTGAACCAGGTGCATCCCAGGCAGGGCTTGGTGGGTGCTATCTGTAGGGCTGCAGGGTTCTTCCATCCATTGCTCTTTACAGAAGGCCAGCTGGACATCCTCTTCAAAGTCTCTCAGAGGATTGCCCTCAGATTCTAGAAGTCCCTGAACTAAGAGTCATGAGCCGTATGGCAATAGGTGGAACCTGGAAAACATTGTTGCCACAAGCTTGCCCATGTCAGTCACTGTGACAGGCACTTGGAGTAGCCCCAGCTTCCCTAGACAACCTGAGTCCCTAGAGGACCTCTCTGACCCACATGTGCACCTTTGGGAACCGGTGGTCCGAGAGGCTGGGGTGTGGAGCCTCCTGGATTCCAGACTGCACTGTTGCACCTTCATGCTGGATGGGATGGAAAGGCACTGAAAGCATTTTAGCAGAGCCGTGGAGGGGGCAGGAGCAACTTCAGTCACTCAAGAAGACAGACTGTGGGGACTCAGGTAGGAAGCTCAATCCAGGGGCAAAGTGAGAAGGAGCCTTGTAGCCCAAGCCCATTCAGGCTTCGCGGAAATGCCCCTTTATTTCCCAAGTGGTAGTGGGTGTTGCTTCATGCCACATTTGGGGGAAGTGGGTTTGAAGGAGGATTCTTAGGCAGAGGGAGCATCCAGTGTCCCCCCCTTGGGCTCTCAGAGCCAGGACAGAAAGAGCTTCAGGAGCCCTCCCACCCTTTTTCCTGACCTTTCTCCATGAAGTCTTCAGTGAGCCCTGGGTCTCGCCTAACTCCTGGCCCCTTCTCCTGGACTGGGGCTCTATTCTGAGGCCTATTTTCCATGCATGTCCTGGCTCCTGGCTGCGGCAAGGAAGCAGACAGTGACTCAGCAGGGCTCTGGGGTCCTTCCCCAGGCCTCAGGCTCGGGGAGCAGCCAGGGTGCAGTGGAAATGCTGAGTGCCACCCAACTGGACTGTTCTTTCCATCCTGGGCCAGAGCATGGGATGAGACGTGAGGAGTGGGAGACAGCACATGTGTGTGAGTCACAGATGGAAAGAATGGGCTCTATCCAGTGGGATGGACAGACTGAGACTAAGAAGAAGGCTTGAGTCTGTCACCGGCTGTCCCACTGCCACCTCTTTTCCAACTACCACCTGGCTGAAAGAGGTGCTGTGTCTGCCCTGGTGGAAGCTACAGAGAAGTGTCGACCTCATTTTAAAAGCAGACACTTCTCCTGACTGACTCAGTCTCCTTCCTACCGCCAATCATTTCAGACATGTGAAAACCACTCGaactccctgcccccacctctgctgcacacacgcacacacacacgcacacacacacacgcacacacacacacacgcacacacacaggcgtCCTGACCTCAGGGAGGCCGACGAAAAGCAGAGGTGCTGCCAGCTGGTCAGAGCAGGCAGAGGTGCTTCCTGTGGGCTGGGGCTGAGCCAGCTCCAACAGAGGCCTCAGGAGTTGGGACCAGGGAGACAGGTCCCCTGAGCACCCTGGCCTCTGGGCACTTTTTCCCAGCCTCCCCTTGGCCTCTGCACCAAGAAGGAAAGAGCTGGTGGTGCCCAGGCCCTGGGACTGCCAGAGGGGACACGGGTCGGGGATGCTGGCCCAGAACTTCCAGCCGGGGCTGACTTCCCACTAACACAGATGCCGTCCCTTCCTGCAGGTTTCGAGGCTCCATCCTGTTGCTGACCTTCCTCATTTACACCTGCTATCACATGTCCAGGAAGCCCATCAGTGTCGTCAAAGTGAGGCTGGCTGGCAGCAAGGAGGAGTGCAGAAGCATACTGTCATAACCGTCCTTACCCCTTCCCATGGCCACCGAGGGTCCTTTTGAGTTTATTCCCCAAGACAGTTGTGTGGGTGGCTGTAGATGGAATAAGCGTGCAGGGCCCCTGGGCTGTGTGGATGCTGCTCATGGCTCTGATGTGGCCGCTTTCCCCTGCAGCCAGTTCCTGCAGGAGGAGGTGCCAGTAGGGGGACATGGAATCTGGTTAGGAGGCAGTGTCTCTGGTATGGTTGGGGCAGGTGGTTGCTTGCTCCCTTCTGGGTCAACCCCTGACCTGTGTGTCCCATTGCCTCTCCAGAGCCGTCTGCACCAGAACTGCTCGGAGCAGATCAAACCCATCAATGATACTCACAGTCTCAATGACACCATGTGGTGCAGCTGGGCCCCATTTGGTAAGCACAGGGCAAGGTGCTCTTCCCATTTCCCATTCCCTCTTCCTCGAGAAGGGGGTGTCcagggagggcttcctgcagGGGCATCCATGCAGTCAGCTTTCTGTTCCTCCCATCTGCTTTCAGACAAGGACAACTACAAGGAGTTACTGGCGGGCGTGGACAACGCCTTCCTTGTCGCCTATGCCATTGGCATGTTCATCAGGTAAGGACAGAGGCTAAGCCTGTGACCAAGAGGAGGATTTAGAGCTGCTGCCTCCCCTTAAGGAACCTGGGGGCAGCTGGGTTGAAGCGAACTCCCACCAGGGAGTGATGGCTCCCCAACGTGGGAGTGAGATCAGGGATGCTGCACATACAATCCACCCACAGCCATCCTCCGTGCCTTACCACGGTCGCAGGACTGCTCCTTCGCCTGGTAGACTCCCACTGGTAGCAGCTCTTTTGCCTGGAAAGGTTTTCCTGGATGTTGCCTTTGAGTCTGTTCACTCAGATAGCACAGTTGGTGGGTATGGACTGGGACCCTTTAAGGATGGCCCTGTGTGCATATATAGCTGGGAGAATCCCCGTCCTCTGCTGCATCCAAACCAGTGCAGGAAGCATGCTGTTCCTTGCCAGGAAGCCATGATCAATAAGGCTGCAAACTGCCTCCAAAGAGCTCACAGGCTAGTGGGGGCAATGGATGCATCGGCAGCTGGTGCTAAAACTGTGGCCGGCTCCATGACAGACGTGGCCATCGGGTGTTCTGGGAGCTCTGAGGTCGTTACTCAGTCCAAGCTGAGCTAGAGCAgaggggtcagggaaggcttcttggaggagatgGTGCCTGACCTGATGCAAGGGACTTGGGCACGGCGGAGCAGATGGAGACCTGGGCAGAAGGAATAGCAGGAGCAAGTAGGGCAAATGTGAAGAAGCAGCATGACCTACGGGAGGAACCGCGGGCAGGTGTATGGAGGGAGTGACAATGTAGGGAAGGTAGCAgcagggctgagggctgagggctgaggTCATTTGCACATGAGGTCCACAGGCAGAGATGCATGGAAGGGTTTTCGCCAGGGCGTCCCATCCAGATCGGCATTTCTGAGAGTGATGCTGAGGGACCAATTTGACAACAGCCCAAGCTGTTGAGCTTGTGTTACTATAGTGGTGATAGAGGTGGAAAGAGGCAATGTACTGGAGTACTAGCTGAGAGGTAGCCCGGTGAGTCTTGGAGACTGAAtgtgaggggtggggaggagggacgGGAGTCTGAGGGAGCTCTGAGCCTGGCTTGAGTGGCCAAGGGGTGGCATTCACTCAGATAAGGGTAGCAGGATGATGAAGGGGTCAGGGCGGttggcaggaggaggaagaggaattcGGCTTAAGAGCACTGGGTTTCAAATGCCCCAGGGGCATCTGAATAAAGGAGGCACCTGGCTGCGACTGACTGTGAAGCTCTGGGAGACAGATCAGGCCTGAAGATATGCATGTGGAGCTATTTAGCCTATGGGTGGTTGTTACAACCATAAAAGTGATACAAAAGGCTGCTCCGAGAGGAAAATCCACGACAGGGAGCGGCTGGCCAAGCGAGGAAGATGGGCAGGCTAAAGTCATGGAGCATGGCCAGGTGTCACAGAAGCAGTGGGGGACAGAGGTTGGCCCCGTCACATGGCCACACAGAGGTCATTGGTGGGACCTTGGCCAGAGCCACTTCCTAGTGTGGTGGGGGCAGAAATGTGGCAGGGAGTTGAGGTGGACTCAGAGGAGCTTAACCGCAGATCCAACTCTCTCTTCCCCAGTGGGGTTTTCGGGGAGCGGCTTCCGCTCCGTTACTACCTCTCAGCTGGAATGCTGCTCAGTGGCCTTTTCACCTCACTCTTTGGCCTGGGATATTTCTGGAACATCCACGAGCTCTGGTACTTTGTGGTCATCCAGGTATGAGTTACCATCTTGCACTTGGGCCTGTGTTCCCATCTCGGGAAGGACCTGGGAGACTGCCGCTCACAGCGGATGGGAGCCTGTGTTCCTGGCTCCCTGTCTGGTGCTCTCTATTACACTGCACTGGGTTCCACCTCCTGGTCCTACTGCCCCCGCATTTATTCACTCAGAGAGTTGGCCTTGAGCACAATGCCGTGGTCACTTCTAATGCCTGAGAGGCTTGGTCTCTGCTTGAACAATCTTGAGCGAGAGAAGCCAGCTCATGACACTGGGGAGGTGTGGCATGTGTGTAAGGGAAGGGCAAGGTTTGTAGTGTGGGGTATGGAGGGCTCCTTGGCCATAAAATTGAACCTCCTCAGCCCAGAGTGGTCAGAGCAGGGAGCCAGTTGCTCAGCCCAGGTctgctcccaccctccctcccctctccctgcaggTCTGTAATGGACTCGTCCAGACCACAGGCTGGCCTTCTGTGGTGACCTGCGTTGGCAACTGGTTCGGGAAGGGGAAGTGAGTGTGACAAGGGAGGAGGAGTGGGAAGGATTGGGAGGGCTGGGGGTCCCGAGCTGGTCACTGTGGCCTCTGATGTGATTTCAGAGGGAAGGGTCAGAAAGCGGCCTCTGAGTTGCTGTTCACATGCTTAGCAGTGGCTAAAAGCAGGACTGATTTTCTCAGTGATGAGGCTTTAACCCATAGAGCAGGCAACCTTAGTTATGCTTTTTTCTAATAATAGATGAATTTCTATTttcaacaaagacaaaaagcCTATAAAATGTTTTCCCCCCTTAATTGGCTTGTGTGCAAAACAAAGTTGCTTCGGAGAAGGGATTTTCGACGTTGGCACTACTGACTTTCTGGGCTATTGGACCCTTGTTTGGGGACTGTCCTACCACTGCAGGCTGTTTAGTAGTAGCCTTCCTGGCATCTGCTCACTGGATGCCGTAGCACACCCCGAGTTGTGACCATCAAAAATCTCTAGCTGTTACCAGATGTCCCTGGTTGAGCACAGTGCTTTAGAGTGAGATGGTGGGACAGAAAAGAACGAGGGCCGGGCCCCCATGCCCTCGGTGTGGCTCGAGCTCCCATTGGCACTCACTCAGGGAGCTGGGCAGGGGGAGCGAGACCTCAGGCCCTGCAGCCACCTGCTTGACACCACCCAAGGTCTCCCACTCCTTGCTGACTTGCGGCTTTGGGGCTCAGTCTTTGGTGCCTTGGGGAAGCTGCAGTTGGCCCAGCTTTAGAGCTTGGTTGGGGCCGTTGCTATGAACAATGTgctttgctttttactttttctccctcttcctttctctccctcccttccaggCGGGGGTTCATCATGGGCATCTGGAATTCCCACACATCTGTGGGCAACATCCTGGGCTCCCTGATCGCCGGCATCTGGGTGAATGGGCAGTGGGGCCTGTCGTTCGTCGTGCCTGGCATCATTACCGCCATCATGGGCGTCATCACCTTCCTCTTCCTTATCGAACGTGAGTGGGcccctcactccccacagagcCCACAAGTGAGCCTAGAATGTCTCGATTTCTGGGAGAAGGCAGCTAGATCTACTGGAAAGATTGCTGGTCACAGAGTGGGAGGACCAGCCTTGAGACTTTGGACAATCTCTCAGagcctttattttctcatttgtaaaataataatagtaataataatgtctATTTTGTAGGATTTTTGCAGGCTTAACTGAGACACCATAGTTAAAatgcctggcccatagtaggtGCTTGGCAAGCACTGGTTGAATCTGAGAGGTGTGAGCAAGGAAGGTGGAGTTGAAGGGACATTTTTACAGTGACCAGGCTCTCCACTTGCCGCAGGTGGCTTTGTGCACTAGCCAGGCCAGGTATGAGAGCCACTCTGTAGCTAAGAGTACTAAAGTCCAAGAGGCAGTAGTGACACAGCTGGTTGTTAGGAAAGCCAGGCCTAGAAAGCTGTCTCCTGAGCCCCAGGCCCTGCTCCCTTCTGCTGGGACACACACTGGCCACCTTAGGAGTTGGAGGTGGGGCCGGTTCCTGGGATGTCTTAGACCCAGTGCGAGGTGAGGGCCTGGCAATCACCTTGGGATTGGGGGGGGTTGGGAAGCTTCTTagaaggcaatttttttttccagacccAGAAGATGTTGACTGCTCCCCTCCTCAGCACCATGTAAGTGTGAGCCCTCCCAGCCCCATCCCTgccctccaactccatccagagCGCTGGACGCAGAGAGGCCTGGGGAGCTAGAGCAGAGAGTTCTGGCCCTCACTGACCTCACAGACCCAGTGCTAGGCACATGGGTTGGCCCTACAGCCTGATGGGTCTGGCAGGTCAGTCCAGCCCGAGATGAACATGTGCCTCCCCATCCTGGGGGCCAGTGTCTCTTGCCTGGGCTGCACCTTCAGCTGGTGGGAGGCAGCACACAGACGCACCCACATCAGGGCTCGTCTCCTCTGCTCAGGGTGAGCCAGCTGAGAACCAGGACAACCCTGAGGACCCTGGGAACAGTCCCTGCTCTATCAGAGACAGCGGCCTTGAGACTGTGGCCAAAACCTCCAAGGGGCCATGCGAAGAGCCTGCTGCCATCGACTTCTTTGGGGCGCTCCGGATCCCAGTAAGAAGTTTGTGGAATGGAGGAAAGAGAGGGGCTCTCCATATTTTTCTGTTGGCGATGAGGAGATGGGGTGCTTGGGTGATCTCTTTTTCTAGAACTTCTTTATAGGGGAGATGTAAGCTGGGCAGCCTGCCTGGGGAGGGCAGTGTGGGAGACTTGTCTCGAAACGACCTTGCACAGTGGTCATGTTGCTTTTATTGGGACTGGATGTGTTGGAGGCTGCCTTGTGTGGCAGGTAATGGAAAGTACTGGGGTGGTGCTGAGCACCCCTCGGGGCCACCACTGAACCCAGGACCTCTGGACCCCTTCCCATGTGCCCCCTGTTGCACTCCCCAGGGCGTGGTCGAGTTCTCTCTGTGTCTGCTGTTTGCCAAGCTGGTCAGTTACACCTTCCTCTACTGGCTGCCCCTCTACATCTTCAATGTGGGTAAGTCCAAGAGAAGGGGAATGAAGGGGCCTCTGAGGAGGCAAGGCCACCTCTGGTGGGAGAGGAAGCCCGTCGTGGTGATGCCTGTGATTCCAGTATATAGACAGAATTCCTGCTGAACCTCTCCTAGAGTGAAAGGAGCTTGATTTAGTTCTTTATTTAAATGAAAGCTAAACCCAGCGCACTACCCCCTAGACCCTGACCCCAGCCACCTTCCCTCCGTTGGAACTGAGCTGAGGATTAGGAACTCAGAGCTCTGTTCTGCAATTCTTGCTGTCTTCTTCTCTAGCCCTTAGTGTAGGAGAAGCCCCCTCCAGGCTGCTTGGCTCATAGGTGGTAGGGTTGGGAAGTGCTAGGAAAGGCCTGCCTGCCGGATCCGTCCCCAGTCCAAGGAAGAGGGCCTGATGAGCGACCCCACTCCTTGTAGCCTGGTGGTGACCATGGTGGTCTCCCAGTGGGACCTCATGGGATTGATGCCCCTATGCCTGGGTCTGCTGGGCTGCACTGGTGTTCTGCCCTGTCTCACAGACCTACTCCCTGCTGCCCCTGCGCAGGGATGTACAGATGAGAAGAGATCACTTGAAAAAGGATGTTTCATGTCCACCTGGCCTGGGTCTCGGCTTTTCCATAGGTCGGGCTACCAAAGAGCAGCCCACCCCGCCCTGCCCAGCCCCCAGGAGCCTCCAAGCTCCACCAGGGCTGAGGACCTCTCACCCAGTactgctcccctccctcccagccctggggAGGAACAACAGCGCCTTGCCACACGTTGTGCTTGCTCTGAACAGGATACTGTAGGAATTACTCATGGCCAAGTCTCAAGCCGTAGCTTGCCCTGCAGCTCTGTCGGGGCCTCTCTCTGTGACAGTGTGGAGTGCTAGGGCAGCTTCTTGGACACCGTGACTCTTTGTTTTGTGGCCTTGGTGCTGACTTCAGAGTATGAGGCAATCTCGAGGGTGGGGCTACAATCTCGGCTTCTGgacattccttttttaaaacatggaGCCAAGGCCTGTTACCTGAGGCCC
Protein-coding sequences here:
- the SLC37A2 gene encoding glucose-6-phosphate exchanger SLC37A2 isoform X6, which codes for MTGRFRGSILLLTFLIYTCYHMSRKPISVVKSRLHQNCSEQIKPINDTHSLNDTMWCSWAPFDKDNYKELLAGVDNAFLVAYAIGMFISGVFGERLPLRYYLSAGMLLSGLFTSLFGLGYFWNIHELWYFVVIQVCNGLVQTTGWPSVVTCVGNWFGKGKRGFIMGIWNSHTSVGNILGSLIAGIWVNGQWGLSFVVPGIITAIMGVITFLFLIEHPEDVDCSPPQHHGEPAENQDNPEDPGNSPCSIRDSGLETVAKTSKGPCEEPAAIDFFGALRIPGVVEFSLCLLFAKLVSYTFLYWLPLYIFNVAHFSAKEAGDLSTLFDVGGIIGGIMAGLISDYTNGRATTCCVMLILAAPMMFLYNYIGQDGITSSIVMLIICGGLVNGPYALITTAVSADLGTHKSLKGNAKALSTVTAIIDGTGSIGAALGPLLAGLISPTGWNNVFYMLISADVLACLLLCRLVYKEILAWKVSLSRGSGYKEI
- the SLC37A2 gene encoding glucose-6-phosphate exchanger SLC37A2 isoform X5 gives rise to the protein MTGRFRGSILLLTFLIYTCYHMSRKPISVVKSRLHQNCSEQIKPINDTHSLNDTMWCSWAPFDKDNYKELLAGVDNAFLVAYAIGMFISGVFGERLPLRYYLSAGMLLSGLFTSLFGLGYFWNIHELWYFVVIQVCNGLVQTTGWPSVVTCVGNWFGKGKRGFIMGIWNSHTSVGNILGSLIAGIWVNGQWGLSFVVPGIITAIMGVITFLFLIEHPEDVDCSPPQHHGEPAENQDNPEDPGNSPCSIRDSGLETVAKTSKGPCEEPAAIDFFGALRIPGVVEFSLCLLFAKLVSYTFLYWLPLYIFNVAHFSAKEAGDLSTLFDVGGIIGGIMAGLISDYTNGRATTCCVMLILAAPMMFLYNYIGQDGITSSIVMLIICGGLVNGPYALITTAVSADLGTHKSLKGNAKALSTVTAIIDGTGSIGAALGPLLAGLISPTGWNNVFYMLISADVLACLLLCRLVYKEILAWKVSLSRGSGSSVVLTHQR
- the SLC37A2 gene encoding glucose-6-phosphate exchanger SLC37A2 isoform X4 — translated: MRSSLAPGVWFFRAFSRDSWFRGSILLLTFLIYTCYHMSRKPISVVKSRLHQNCSEQIKPINDTHSLNDTMWCSWAPFDKDNYKELLAGVDNAFLVAYAIGMFISGVFGERLPLRYYLSAGMLLSGLFTSLFGLGYFWNIHELWYFVVIQVCNGLVQTTGWPSVVTCVGNWFGKGKRGFIMGIWNSHTSVGNILGSLIAGIWVNGQWGLSFVVPGIITAIMGVITFLFLIEHPEDVDCSPPQHHGEPAENQDNPEDPGNSPCSIRDSGLETVAKTSKGPCEEPAAIDFFGALRIPGVVEFSLCLLFAKLVSYTFLYWLPLYIFNVAHFSAKEAGDLSTLFDVGGIIGGIMAGLISDYTNGRATTCCVMLILAAPMMFLYNYIGQDGITSSIVMLIICGGLVNGPYALITTAVSADLGTHKSLKGNAKALSTVTAIIDGTGSIGAALGPLLAGLISPTGWNNVFYMLISADVLACLLLCRLVYKEILAWKVSLSRGSGYKEI
- the SLC37A2 gene encoding glucose-6-phosphate exchanger SLC37A2 isoform X3, encoding MRSSLAPGVWFFRAFSRDSWFRGSILLLTFLIYTCYHMSRKPISVVKSRLHQNCSEQIKPINDTHSLNDTMWCSWAPFDKDNYKELLAGVDNAFLVAYAIGMFISGVFGERLPLRYYLSAGMLLSGLFTSLFGLGYFWNIHELWYFVVIQVCNGLVQTTGWPSVVTCVGNWFGKGKRGFIMGIWNSHTSVGNILGSLIAGIWVNGQWGLSFVVPGIITAIMGVITFLFLIEHPEDVDCSPPQHHGEPAENQDNPEDPGNSPCSIRDSGLETVAKTSKGPCEEPAAIDFFGALRIPGVVEFSLCLLFAKLVSYTFLYWLPLYIFNVAHFSAKEAGDLSTLFDVGGIIGGIMAGLISDYTNGRATTCCVMLILAAPMMFLYNYIGQDGITSSIVMLIICGGLVNGPYALITTAVSADLGTHKSLKGNAKALSTVTAIIDGTGSIGAALGPLLAGLISPTGWNNVFYMLISADVLACLLLCRLVYKEILAWKVSLSRGSGSSVVLTHQR
- the SLC37A2 gene encoding glucose-6-phosphate exchanger SLC37A2 isoform X2, with protein sequence MATEGPFEFIPQDSCVGGCRWNKRAGPLGCVDAAHGSDVAAFPCSQFLQEEVPVGGHGIWLGGSVSGMVGAGGCLLPSGSTPDLCVPLPLQSRLHQNCSEQIKPINDTHSLNDTMWCSWAPFDKDNYKELLAGVDNAFLVAYAIGMFISGVFGERLPLRYYLSAGMLLSGLFTSLFGLGYFWNIHELWYFVVIQVCNGLVQTTGWPSVVTCVGNWFGKGKRGFIMGIWNSHTSVGNILGSLIAGIWVNGQWGLSFVVPGIITAIMGVITFLFLIEHPEDVDCSPPQHHGEPAENQDNPEDPGNSPCSIRDSGLETVAKTSKGPCEEPAAIDFFGALRIPGVVEFSLCLLFAKLVSYTFLYWLPLYIFNVAHFSAKEAGDLSTLFDVGGIIGGIMAGLISDYTNGRATTCCVMLILAAPMMFLYNYIGQDGITSSIVMLIICGGLVNGPYALITTAVSADLGTHKSLKGNAKALSTVTAIIDGTGSIGAALGPLLAGLISPTGWNNVFYMLISADVLACLLLCRLVYKEILAWKVSLSRGSGYKEI
- the SLC37A2 gene encoding glucose-6-phosphate exchanger SLC37A2 isoform X1, with translation MATEGPFEFIPQDSCVGGCRWNKRAGPLGCVDAAHGSDVAAFPCSQFLQEEVPVGGHGIWLGGSVSGMVGAGGCLLPSGSTPDLCVPLPLQSRLHQNCSEQIKPINDTHSLNDTMWCSWAPFDKDNYKELLAGVDNAFLVAYAIGMFISGVFGERLPLRYYLSAGMLLSGLFTSLFGLGYFWNIHELWYFVVIQVCNGLVQTTGWPSVVTCVGNWFGKGKRGFIMGIWNSHTSVGNILGSLIAGIWVNGQWGLSFVVPGIITAIMGVITFLFLIEHPEDVDCSPPQHHGEPAENQDNPEDPGNSPCSIRDSGLETVAKTSKGPCEEPAAIDFFGALRIPGVVEFSLCLLFAKLVSYTFLYWLPLYIFNVAHFSAKEAGDLSTLFDVGGIIGGIMAGLISDYTNGRATTCCVMLILAAPMMFLYNYIGQDGITSSIVMLIICGGLVNGPYALITTAVSADLGTHKSLKGNAKALSTVTAIIDGTGSIGAALGPLLAGLISPTGWNNVFYMLISADVLACLLLCRLVYKEILAWKVSLSRGSGSSVVLTHQR
- the SLC37A2 gene encoding glucose-6-phosphate exchanger SLC37A2 isoform X8 gives rise to the protein MWCSWAPFDKDNYKELLAGVDNAFLVAYAIGMFISGVFGERLPLRYYLSAGMLLSGLFTSLFGLGYFWNIHELWYFVVIQVCNGLVQTTGWPSVVTCVGNWFGKGKRGFIMGIWNSHTSVGNILGSLIAGIWVNGQWGLSFVVPGIITAIMGVITFLFLIEHPEDVDCSPPQHHGEPAENQDNPEDPGNSPCSIRDSGLETVAKTSKGPCEEPAAIDFFGALRIPGVVEFSLCLLFAKLVSYTFLYWLPLYIFNVAHFSAKEAGDLSTLFDVGGIIGGIMAGLISDYTNGRATTCCVMLILAAPMMFLYNYIGQDGITSSIVMLIICGGLVNGPYALITTAVSADLGTHKSLKGNAKALSTVTAIIDGTGSIGAALGPLLAGLISPTGWNNVFYMLISADVLACLLLCRLVYKEILAWKVSLSRGSGYKEI
- the SLC37A2 gene encoding glucose-6-phosphate exchanger SLC37A2 isoform X7; this encodes MWCSWAPFDKDNYKELLAGVDNAFLVAYAIGMFISGVFGERLPLRYYLSAGMLLSGLFTSLFGLGYFWNIHELWYFVVIQVCNGLVQTTGWPSVVTCVGNWFGKGKRGFIMGIWNSHTSVGNILGSLIAGIWVNGQWGLSFVVPGIITAIMGVITFLFLIEHPEDVDCSPPQHHGEPAENQDNPEDPGNSPCSIRDSGLETVAKTSKGPCEEPAAIDFFGALRIPGVVEFSLCLLFAKLVSYTFLYWLPLYIFNVAHFSAKEAGDLSTLFDVGGIIGGIMAGLISDYTNGRATTCCVMLILAAPMMFLYNYIGQDGITSSIVMLIICGGLVNGPYALITTAVSADLGTHKSLKGNAKALSTVTAIIDGTGSIGAALGPLLAGLISPTGWNNVFYMLISADVLACLLLCRLVYKEILAWKVSLSRGSGSSVVLTHQR